In Chloroflexota bacterium, the DNA window ATTTCGTGCGGTGATGGCGACGCCGCGAGTCCATCGAGTTCAACCGCGACCTCATCGATGCTCGGCGCGGAGAAGCTTGCCCTCGCTGCCGGCGTAACGCCCCAACCGGCGATGTTCAGTCGGAACATCGCCGCCGCCTGGCCCGTGCTCACGGGCTGCTCGACCAATCGGCTGGAAACAACAGCCAGTCCAGTGCCCGGAATGAGCTGCTCCATCGCCTTGCCCGCATAGAGCCGCCCGCCTCCGGCATCGACAACCTGCTCGACCATTTCGAGGTAGCGCAGGAATTTCGGATGCGTCGTCCAAATGTCCGAGACTTCGTCCAGCAGGAGAAGACCTGCCGGCCGAATCTGCGTGGCCCAGGCGGCGAGAGTCGACGGTGGGTCGGACACATGCGGCAGCAGAAAATGCGAAAACAGCAGATCGCCTGGCCCGAACGGAAACGGTGTGCGGGTCACGTCATGCTGGAAGTACTCGACGCCCGCCATTGGCCGAGCCCGCGCCACCTCGATGAAGCGGCTGGAGGCGTCGAGTCCGACGGTGCGCTGAGGTGCCACGGTTTCTGCCACGATGCGTGTCGTGTATCCGGGTCCACAGCCCAGGTCGTAGGCCAACTCCGGGCTGGCCTGCGCCTGCTCCAGGAAGCTCGCCATCTCCGGCTGAAACACTTCGGCGGCGAGCCGCAATCGCTTGCCGGCGACGTCCGTATCTCCAAATGTGTAGCCGCGTTCGCTCATGCGCCCGCTCGCCCTATCCACACCCGCGACGCTGCCGAATATCCCACGAACTCGAAGCGCCTCCGGGGCTCGCCGATCGTAAGCTCCAGCGTTAGACCGTCGTTCGTTGGAGCGCAGCGTGCGAAAGCTCGTGCTGGTGCGTCACTCGCAGCCTTGGATCGAGCGCGACGTGCCGGCAGCCGAATGGAGACTCAGCGAGCTTGGGCGGCGTCGGGCCGAGTCGATGGCCGCTAGGCTTCGCGGCTACCGCGCGAACCTCATCTGGTGCAGCCGAGAGCCCAAGGCCGTCGAGACCGCCGAGATCGTCGGGAGCGCGCTCGGCATCCCGGTGCGGATCAAGGCCGGGCTCGAAGAGCACCATCGCCAAAACGCACCATTCTTTCCCACCACCCAAGAGTTCGAGCAAGCAATTGAAGAGTTCTTTTGCCAGCCGTCGCGACTCGTCTTCGGCTCCGAGACCGCGAGCCAGGCATGCGGCCGATTCAGCGCCGCGATTGAAGCTGTCCTCGAAGCGGATTCCGGGGACGCCATCGTGGTCACCCACGGCACGGTGATGACGCTTTACCTGGCGCAAGTGGCCGGCCTTCAGCCCATGACCTTCTGGCGAGACCTGCAATCGCCGTGCCTGGTGGAGGTGGGGCTTTCGAGCATGCGCGTTGGCCCGATCGTCGTTTCCGACGAGCGTGAGCGATGAAGTCGCCGCACCCTTGCCTCAGCGGCTCGTGTGGCTAGCCATCGCGCCCGCCCGCCGGCTCGGGTCGCGGATGCACGTAGCGACCGCCGCCCACGTGCCGGGCCAGGCCCTTCAGCTCGAGCATGGTGAGAATGGCCGAGACACGGTGCGCGGGGAGTCCGGCGGATTGCGCCAGGGTGTCGATGTGCTTGGGCGAGGCGTTGAGCTGATCGGCGATGGGACGCTCGTCGGCGTCCGGCTCAACGACCGGATGCAGCGCGAGCTGGACCGGATCGACGCTGATGCCGAGCGTATCCAGCACGTCGGCGGCTGAGGTCACGGCGCGGGCCTCGCCGCGGAAGATCAGCGCGTTCGTGCCCTGGCTGCCGTTCCGGAAGATGTCGCCGGGCACGGCCATGATCTCGCGGTTGTGCTCGATGGCGTAGCGCGCGGTGATCAGCGCCCCGCTCGGAAGCGGCGCCTCGACCACGATGGTTCCTAGCACGAGCCCGCTGATGATGCGGTTGCGCTGGGGAAAGTTCTCCGCCGAGCCGCGCATCCACACGGGATATTCCGTGACGATGGCCCCTTGGTCCGCGATCTGTCGCGCCAACTTCCGATTCGCGACCGGGTAAACGGTGCCGAGCCCCGTGCCCCACACGGCGACGGTCGGCCCGCCCGCTTCGAGCGCCGCGCGGTGCGCCACGCTGTCCACCCCCGACGCCATGCCGCTCACGATGGTGATCCCGCTGCCGGCAAGGTCGCCGGCAAGTCGCTCGGTGACCAGCCGGGCGTAGGTGCTCATGCGCCGGGTGCCGACGATGGCGACCGCCCGGTCCTGTGACAAAGCGTCGATGTCCCCGCGGACGTGCAGCAGCGCCGGTGGATCGGCGATCTCTCGCAGCCGCTCAGGGTACGCCGGGTCGTCCCAGGCGATCGCGCGCCCGTCCGCTTCCTCCAGCGCCGCCATCGCGGCCTCAGGCTCGATGTCGCGCCGCGCGTCGAGCAGTTGCTCGACGACCTTGGCCTCCAGCCCGGCGCGTCGCAGCTCCGTGGCGGATGCGCCCCAGGCGCGCGCCATGCTGTCGAAGGCCCGCCGCAAGGCCCAGACGGCGCCCGAGCTGATGCCGCGCACGGCGTTGAGCGCCACCCAATAGGCCAGGTCGTCCGGCGTGCGGCCGGTCGGCGCTGGAAATTCCTGATCGCCCGCCGGCTCGACGGCGGGCCGAATGTCACTCACGGATGTAGCGTAGCCACGGCATTCCACACGCGCGACATTCGGCCGGCGGAGCCTGCGGGCTGCCATGATGTCGGCAAGCGGCGTCAGGCAGGGTCGAAGAAGGAGCGCGGGGGATGTCGGACCAGAGTGGCAAGCTGCGGGCGGCATTGATAGGCATTGGTCATGACCATGCGTGGGGCAAGGTGCAGGCGCTGCGCCGCTCCGATGACATGGAGTTCGTGGGCGCATTCGAGCCGGATGCCTCGGAGTGGGGACGGCAGCAAGCCGTGGACCGCTTCGGGGACGTGGCGGCGCTGTCCGAGGTCGACGTGCTGCACGACGAGTCGATTCCGGTGGTGTTCGTCGAAACCCTCCCCCGCCACAACCTGCGCTGGGCGCGGCGGGCGCTCGAGCACGGCAAGCACATCCATATCGACAAGGCGCCGTCTCCGTCGCTCGCCGATTTGCGGGCGGTGCTCGACTTGGCGGCCAGCCGCAACCTGCACGTCCAGATGGGCTATCAGTTCCGCTACAACCCCGCGATCGAGCTTGCGCTTCGCGCCATGCGCCAGGGCTGGCTCGGCAACGTCACGCGGATCAACGTCGACATTCCGACCAACATCCGTAGCTACGCCGACATTCGGGCCAAGGACGGCGCGCACGCCGGCGCGTTGTTTTACCTCTTGGGATGCCACGTGCTCGATGCGGCCATGCTGTTTCTCGGCAAGCCCTCCAGCGTGTGGGCCAGCCACCGGCGAGACGCACGCGATCAGGGCGAGCCGTTTGAGGACAACTGCACGGCCGTGCTGGAGTATCCCGGCGCGATGTCGCTGCTGCAGACCTGGGTCACCGGCAACGACCCGATGCACCACCGGCGCTTCCAGGTGATCGGCGAGCGCGGCTCGGTGCTCATCGAGCCGATCGAGCCGCCGGGCGTGCGTCTGTTCCTCAGCGAAGCGCACGAAGACTTCCCCGCGGGCTGGAGCGAGCCGGCGATTCCGATGCGCCCCAGGTACGACGGCGACATCGAGGACCTGGCCGCGTGGGTTCGGGGCGACCGCGCGCCGGCATACACGGCTGCGCATGACCTGGCCGTGCACGAGACGCTGCTGCGCATCTGTGGGGTCCTCTAGTCAGCGCACGCGGGGAACGCGGGCGCCCACTCGGGGCGCCCGCACAGGAAACGAGTCCGTGTAGGGGCAGCCCTAGTGGCTGCCCTTGGACCGACGTCACAGGGTCCTAGCTGAGGGTGCGAATCTCGGCGACGACACCCGGCTCGATGCCGCACTCGGCGGCGACGCCTTCGTTCACCTCGATGGCGTAGCGGGCCGGCGCCGCCGACCGTGTGATCGGCAGGTTTGGCGCAGTCTCATGCTCCGGGCGCATGGTCTGCACGTCGACGACGACCGAGTCGCCGTTGATGAAGACGATGTCGAGCGGGATGAGCGTGCCTTTCATCCAGAAGCTAAGGACCTGCTCAGCTGCATAGACGAACAGCATGCCGCGATCGCGCCCCAGGGACTCGCGGCCCATGAGTCCGACGGCGCGCTCCTCCGGATCGTCTGCCACTTCCAGGTAGAGCTCGCAGGCGCCGATGGATGCCACGGCCTGGATTTCGGGTCCGAGGGCCGGCGTCGGCTCGGGCGTAGGGGTGGCAGTGGCGGTTGGCGCTGGCGTCGGTGACGGCGTAGCGGTCGGCGTGGGCGACGGCCTTGGGGTTGGGACGATCGTCGCCGTAGGCACCGGCGCCGGCGAAGGCGTGGGCATCGCGGTTGGCATTGGCGAAGGCGCGGCAGTGGCGGTGACGGCTGCTGCCGCGGCAACTGTGGGCGTTGCTGGCGCCGTCTCGACGGGCGCGGTGCCGCAGCCGGCCACGAGCACCGCTGCGGCAACAATGGCGCCGACTTTCATGCGCCGACCGCCCTCGCCGACCGTGCGCGTGTCGAGCCCTCAGTCTGCGTCCGCAAGCGACTGGTGCTCGCGCAGGACGATCGTGTCCGAATGGTCGGCGGGATACGGCGGCGACGTCACGAACAGCACCCGGGCCGGAGTCTCGGCCGCGCAGGCAAACTCGATGGTCTCCTGCGGCAGGGACACGACGCACTCCCCGGCTTCCAGCTCGACGCCTTGCGGTTGGCCGGTGTCCTCATCGAACGAAGTGACGCGCACGCGCCCGGCCAGCACGTAGGTGACCTGCTCGATGGTGCGGTGAGCGTGCGGCCGGTAGGCCGCTCCGGGCTCCAGCAGTCCCTCGGCAAGCGTCATGTGGCGCGCGGGCGCCAGGTCGAAGGGCCACACGGGCACGTCGTCCGGCGCCACGAGGCGCGGGCCAACACGCCGCACCCGCAGCGTCGCATTGCCCACGGAGAGCGTCCTAGGCGTGCGCGCCCTCGCCCAGCGAGACCGGCACGCCCTCCAGATACCCCGCCTCGTGCATCTGCACCCACTCATCCATGAACATGTCGTTCCATTGGTCGGTGAGCGGATGCTCCATCAGCTCGGCGAAGACGTTCCAGAAGATGATGATGCCGTCGGCGCCGTCGCGCAGCGCCGCGTAGGCGGTGTCAACCGAGCGCACCAGCGCCGCCGTAATGTACGGCCGCTGCTCCCAGCCGCGGAACATCGCCACGCACTCGCGCACCAGCTTGGTCGGATCGCCGCCGACCTGCTTCACCGGCTCGCAGAACGGCAGGATGTGCGTCGCGCCGGCCTGGGCGACCGCCGCCGCCTGGCCCAGTGAGAAGCACGTGGTGCAGAAGGTCTCCACGCCCTCGGCCTTGAGCGTGCTGAATGCTTCGAGTCCGTGCACGGCGCAGGGAATCTTGATGACGATCCGGTCGGACATGCGCGTGAACACGTGCGAGACGTCGAGCAGCTCCTGGGTGGAGTGCCCGTCAACCTCCACCACGACTTGCTTGTCGGTGACGTCCAGGTAGCGCTTGATCAGATCGGTAAGCGGACCGTACTTCTGGACCATCTCGTTGAGCACCACCGTGTTGGTCACGATGCCGTAGCCGCCGCGGGGCAACCAGACTTTCAGGTCCTCGGGATCGCCCGCCAGCCAGATTGCGGGTCCGGTCCCCCGCTGGCGCGCGGCCGTCACCGGTCCGGCCGCCGGCGCGCTGTTGGCGTGTGCGTTTGCGTTACTCACTGTCATGCCTCCCGTCGACAAGCTGCAATCCCATGTCTTGTGTGGCGTTGGTGTCCAGGAAACTGATCCGCCAGCCCGACGAGCTGACGATCGGCGCCGTGCCGCCGATGCCATATGCCGCCTCGAGGGTCGCGAGCGTGACGTCCATGGCGTCGTCACGGAAGGCCACGTGATGCACGCTGGCGCCGTGCTCGTCGAGGTGCGCGGCGAACTTGCTGCGCGCCGGATCGGTGGGGCAGATTAACTCCAGGAATGCGCCCGAGTCGCCGACCCGCAGCGCGGCGTATCGGTTGCCTTCCTCCTCGGATGCCCAGATTTGCTCGGGTTCCATGCCCAGCGTGTCGCGGAATAGCTCGAGCGCCCGGTCGAGGTCAGGGACGACGTAGGCCACGTGATGAATCGCGTCAAACATGCCAACTCCCGCTGTGCCGTGCGGTTATGGCTCTGAGTCTACGTGGCGCGGCGGTCGCCGGCTGCCGCGCGGTAGTCGCCGTCGGTCGATTCAGCGCGTCATTGGGCCTTAGGGGCCGTCGCGCCCGCATATGGCGACCGCGACGGCCGATTCGGCGTGGTCGCGCTGGGGCAGATGTCGTTGAGCGTGCACGCGTCGCATTGCGGCTGCCGCGCCTCGCACACGCGGCGCCCGTGAAAGATCACGCCGATGCCCGCGAAGATCCAATCGTCGCGCTCCATGAGGTCCATCAGGTCGCGTTCGATCCGCACCGGGTCGCCGTGCTTCGTGAACCCCAATCGCTGCGACAGCCGGGCCACGTGCGTGTCCACCACCACCCCGCTTGGGACGCCGAACGCCTCGCCCAGCACGACGTTGGCGGTCTTGCGGGCCACGCCGCGCAGCTTGAGCAGCGAATCCATGGTCGTGGGCACCTGGCCGTCGAACTCCTCGACCAGGTGAGCGGCCGTCGCCCGGATCGACATCGCTTTCTGCCGGTAGAACCCCGTGGGGTGCACGATGTCTTCGACGTCTTCCTGCGGCGCCGACGCCAGCGCCTCCGCCGTCGGGTAGCGGGCGAACAGCGTGGGCGTCACCTTGTTGACCGCGACGTCGGTAGTCTGCGCCGAAAGAATCACGGCGATCAGCAGTTGGAAGGGGTCGGTGTAGGTCAGTTCGGCCGCGGCCTCCGGGTAGAGGTCGCGGAGGCGGCGGATGATCTCGACAGTGCGGGCGCGCCGCGCGGCCTTTGACTCGCGCCAGCTGCGCACCGGCGGGCCCGACCGCCGACTGGAAACCCTGCCGCGACGCGCTGCCATTCGCGGAGCATATCGCGCAGGCGGTTGCCGGGCACCGTGACCGCACACGGCGCGGCCACTGGCTGGCCCATGTCGGTTCCCTCACGGAAGGCCGCTGATATCATCGGGCAATCTTGATTCTCGGTATGGCTGCACCCAACAGACGCGCGTCGTTCCGAGGCGGAAGATCATGACGGCCGACGCTTCCGGCCACTCGCCGTCGCGGCGCGCGCTGCTCCTGGCTGGTCTGGGAGTTGTGGGATTTGCGGCCGCTGCTCCCGTTGCCCTGGTCGCGGCCCTCTTGCGTGGCGACGACGGAATGCTGCCCGCGGGCACTCAGGTTGACGGCGTGGACGTGGGCGGGCTTTCCCCCGAGGATGCCGTGGCGCGGCTCGAGGCTTACTGGGCACCTTATCTGGCTAACCCCGTGAGCTTCGAGCTCGGCGGCCAGATGTGGCGTCCATCCGCCGCCGATGTCGGCCTCACGGTGGACTTCCGGGGCGCCCTTCGCGGCTTGCTGGCCGCGCAGGGCGGAGGCGGCATTGCGCGTCGAATCTCCGAGCCTCCGGCGTCGGTCGATCGTGACCTGGTCGCCACGACGTTCGATGCGAGCGTCCTGCGCGCCTACGTCGCCGGCATTGCCCAAGGATTCGATCAACCGGCGGTTGACGCCAGCGTGACCATGGCAGGAACCGACGCGGCTGCCGTGCGACCCGGCCAGACCGGCCGCGTGGTCGATATCGGGGCGGCGGTGGGTGCGGTCGGCGACCTGACCACGCCGTCGCCGCCGGGGCGGGTGATCACGCTGACTTTCCGAGAGGACTTCCCGGCCTACACCACGGATCACGCGCGCGCGGCGCTCGATGAGATCACGCGCATGACCGGCGCCCCGCTGTGGCTGATGCACAAGGCGCGCGGGTGGACCATCACTCCCGAGGAGCTGCGGGCGGCCATCGATGTCCAGGGAGACGGCAGCGAATTGACCCCAACCCTGGACTTCACGCGCTTCAATGACCTGTTCACGCTCATCGACGACACCCTCGCCGCCGAGCCGCACCCAACCGTGTTCGACTACGACGAGGCGCGCAATCGGGTGCGGGCATTCGAGGTTGGCAATCCGGGGCAGATCGTGGATCGTGCCGCGCTCGAGGAGGCGATGGCGCGAGCGGTGGCCTCCGCCGATGAACGCGTGGTCGAAATCCCGTTGATTCTGCTCAATACGGGCGCCGATTTCGCTGAGAATCCGTTGGGCATCCGGGACCTGTTGGCGTCCGGCGATTCGATCTACAAGGGTTCCCCTGACTACCGCCTGCACAACATTGCCGTCGGTGCCAGAAAGCTCGACGGCCTGGTCGTGCCGGCCGGCGAGACGTTCTCGTTCCTGGAGAACATCGGGCCGTTCGAGCTCCGCCATGGCTGGGTGGAAGGCAGCGTCATCCTGGCCGACAAGACGGAGCAGGGCATCGGGGGCGGCATTTGCCAGGTGTCGACCACGCTCTTTCGCGCCGTGCTGAACGCTGGACTTCGGATCGAGGAGCGCTGGCCCCACCTCTATCGGGTCCGCTACTACGAGATGGGCCCGGCGCCGATCGGGATCGACGCCACGATCTTCAGCCCCGGCCTCGACTTCAAGTTCCGCAACGACACCGAGCACCCGATCATGCTGCGTGCGTTTCCGGACGAGAAGCTCGGCGCCCTGACATTCGAAGTCTGGGGCGTCAACGACGGTCGACGCGTCGAGATCGTGGACCACGAGTTGCAGGATTGGGAAGACCCGCCGCCGGACGAGGGCATCTTGGATCCGACCGAGGATCCCGAGTTCGAGGAGCAGGTGGAGTGGTCCAAGCGCGGCGTGCTGGCGGCGTTCTCGCGGGTGATCACCTGGCCCGACGGCAGCGAGACCCGATCGACGTTCCGCTCCAGTTTCGTGCCGTGGCCCAATCGATACGTCGTCGGCATCGACGTGGCCAAGGCCAGATTCCCAACGCAGTACAACGAGTGGTTCGACGAGAACCCCGAGGATGCCGCGCGCTGGGGCGTGACGCGGGCGCCCGACGTGCCCGAGGATCCGGACGCACCGGCTGGATAGATCGCGATGCGCGGCTAGCCAAGCGGCCGCGCGCCCTTCTAGGATGAATGGACGTATCGCGGGGCGTGGCGCAGCCTGGCAGCGCGCATCGTTTGGGACGATGAGGTCGCGAGTTCGAATCTCGCCGCCCCGACCAGCGAGCTTTGGTGGCGTCGGCGGCCCGGGGTCGATGACGTTGGTGCGCGGCCGCATTCGCCACCGCGGGCCGCCTCCAACGCTCGAGGCGCCGGAGCGTTGACG includes these proteins:
- the dprA gene encoding DNA-processing protein DprA, whose translation is MSDIRPAVEPAGDQEFPAPTGRTPDDLAYWVALNAVRGISSGAVWALRRAFDSMARAWGASATELRRAGLEAKVVEQLLDARRDIEPEAAMAALEEADGRAIAWDDPAYPERLREIADPPALLHVRGDIDALSQDRAVAIVGTRRMSTYARLVTERLAGDLAGSGITIVSGMASGVDSVAHRAALEAGGPTVAVWGTGLGTVYPVANRKLARQIADQGAIVTEYPVWMRGSAENFPQRNRIISGLVLGTIVVEAPLPSGALITARYAIEHNREIMAVPGDIFRNGSQGTNALIFRGEARAVTSAADVLDTLGISVDPVQLALHPVVEPDADERPIADQLNASPKHIDTLAQSAGLPAHRVSAILTMLELKGLARHVGGGRYVHPRPEPAGGRDG
- a CDS encoding VOC family protein — translated: MFDAIHHVAYVVPDLDRALELFRDTLGMEPEQIWASEEEGNRYAALRVGDSGAFLELICPTDPARSKFAAHLDEHGASVHHVAFRDDAMDVTLATLEAAYGIGGTAPIVSSSGWRISFLDTNATQDMGLQLVDGRHDSE
- a CDS encoding cupin domain-containing protein; this encodes MGNATLRVRRVGPRLVAPDDVPVWPFDLAPARHMTLAEGLLEPGAAYRPHAHRTIEQVTYVLAGRVRVTSFDEDTGQPQGVELEAGECVVSLPQETIEFACAAETPARVLFVTSPPYPADHSDTIVLREHQSLADAD
- the nth gene encoding endonuclease III yields the protein MAARRGRVSSRRSGPPVRSWRESKAARRARTVEIIRRLRDLYPEAAAELTYTDPFQLLIAVILSAQTTDVAVNKVTPTLFARYPTAEALASAPQEDVEDIVHPTGFYRQKAMSIRATAAHLVEEFDGQVPTTMDSLLKLRGVARKTANVVLGEAFGVPSGVVVDTHVARLSQRLGFTKHGDPVRIERDLMDLMERDDWIFAGIGVIFHGRRVCEARQPQCDACTLNDICPSATTPNRPSRSPYAGATAPKAQ
- a CDS encoding histidine phosphatase family protein; this encodes MRKLVLVRHSQPWIERDVPAAEWRLSELGRRRAESMAARLRGYRANLIWCSREPKAVETAEIVGSALGIPVRIKAGLEEHHRQNAPFFPTTQEFEQAIEEFFCQPSRLVFGSETASQACGRFSAAIEAVLEADSGDAIVVTHGTVMTLYLAQVAGLQPMTFWRDLQSPCLVEVGLSSMRVGPIVVSDERER
- a CDS encoding DUF192 domain-containing protein — its product is MKVGAIVAAAVLVAGCGTAPVETAPATPTVAAAAAVTATAAPSPMPTAMPTPSPAPVPTATIVPTPRPSPTPTATPSPTPAPTATATPTPEPTPALGPEIQAVASIGACELYLEVADDPEERAVGLMGRESLGRDRGMLFVYAAEQVLSFWMKGTLIPLDIVFINGDSVVVDVQTMRPEHETAPNLPITRSAAPARYAIEVNEGVAAECGIEPGVVAEIRTLS
- a CDS encoding Gfo/Idh/MocA family oxidoreductase translates to MSDQSGKLRAALIGIGHDHAWGKVQALRRSDDMEFVGAFEPDASEWGRQQAVDRFGDVAALSEVDVLHDESIPVVFVETLPRHNLRWARRALEHGKHIHIDKAPSPSLADLRAVLDLAASRNLHVQMGYQFRYNPAIELALRAMRQGWLGNVTRINVDIPTNIRSYADIRAKDGAHAGALFYLLGCHVLDAAMLFLGKPSSVWASHRRDARDQGEPFEDNCTAVLEYPGAMSLLQTWVTGNDPMHHRRFQVIGERGSVLIEPIEPPGVRLFLSEAHEDFPAGWSEPAIPMRPRYDGDIEDLAAWVRGDRAPAYTAAHDLAVHETLLRICGVL
- a CDS encoding class I SAM-dependent methyltransferase yields the protein MSERGYTFGDTDVAGKRLRLAAEVFQPEMASFLEQAQASPELAYDLGCGPGYTTRIVAETVAPQRTVGLDASSRFIEVARARPMAGVEYFQHDVTRTPFPFGPGDLLFSHFLLPHVSDPPSTLAAWATQIRPAGLLLLDEVSDIWTTHPKFLRYLEMVEQVVDAGGGRLYAGKAMEQLIPGTGLAVVSSRLVEQPVSTGQAAAMFRLNIAGWGVTPAARASFSAPSIDEVAVELDGLAASPSPHEIVWGMRQVICRAANTE
- a CDS encoding VanW family protein, producing the protein MTADASGHSPSRRALLLAGLGVVGFAAAAPVALVAALLRGDDGMLPAGTQVDGVDVGGLSPEDAVARLEAYWAPYLANPVSFELGGQMWRPSAADVGLTVDFRGALRGLLAAQGGGGIARRISEPPASVDRDLVATTFDASVLRAYVAGIAQGFDQPAVDASVTMAGTDAAAVRPGQTGRVVDIGAAVGAVGDLTTPSPPGRVITLTFREDFPAYTTDHARAALDEITRMTGAPLWLMHKARGWTITPEELRAAIDVQGDGSELTPTLDFTRFNDLFTLIDDTLAAEPHPTVFDYDEARNRVRAFEVGNPGQIVDRAALEEAMARAVASADERVVEIPLILLNTGADFAENPLGIRDLLASGDSIYKGSPDYRLHNIAVGARKLDGLVVPAGETFSFLENIGPFELRHGWVEGSVILADKTEQGIGGGICQVSTTLFRAVLNAGLRIEERWPHLYRVRYYEMGPAPIGIDATIFSPGLDFKFRNDTEHPIMLRAFPDEKLGALTFEVWGVNDGRRVEIVDHELQDWEDPPPDEGILDPTEDPEFEEQVEWSKRGVLAAFSRVITWPDGSETRSTFRSSFVPWPNRYVVGIDVAKARFPTQYNEWFDENPEDAARWGVTRAPDVPEDPDAPAG